The DNA region ACAATGAACATTTCTTAAGCCTATTTGGAATTGCTTCGTCCATCTCATTGCATATTGAAGTccatactaaaattaaaaagaacataatacattaattttagtatatatttttattaatagattatgtaaattttaaataaacaaaaacatttaaataaaacaatattaaaaatatttaatatattttaaataataaaacattaaaataaattaacatataaaataaaaccataaaagACATAcaccatattaaataaaaactattaataagtaaaattaaaattatttatttgaaaattaaataaataatttttttctaatttggaaaaactagaaaaaaaccgtaaaaaaataaaaactattatttttaaaaaaataactttaactttttttttaaaaaaggttttACTTATTTAAAGTCGCAAAATAACTGAGTTATAGATAATTTTATGACTtcagttacaaaaaaaaaatacaaaatcataatAGGTGTCACGACTTCTAACTTAAATATTGTGATATCTATCATGATTTACCCCTTTTGGGTAATCATTTAAAAACCACGCCTAattagaaaaattgaaaaaaaaatatccgtAGATAGTAAAAAAAGCCTAaatcttgttttgaatttgttagCAACTTATGCaaacttttattttcctttaccacTAGGTAGACTTCATGTGAAATTTTGCAGTAGGTTCTCATATTGTTGATATCATtgattatttattgatttaaagaaaaaaaatgacgtTCTAATTTAAGATAAAGAAAGTCTAGACTCAGATAAtgcttataaaattatttatgtttacatCATTTTCACCAGAGGAGTGAGAATTTGAATCAATAACTCATCAAATATGACATCATATCTTGTTCTCGTGGACTAATCTCTtgggttaaataaaataaattatcaatcaaatatataatattttaatgattaaagtaaatgaaaatatttatttcatataaatcttcaaaaacttaaaagaaaattattaagttGATGTACCactataactatatatattatatgatattattattctctttaaattgtataattatactgttaatttaaatatcattattattaattttaacttaagtgttattattattattattattattattatatttttatatagcaTTTATATGTAATAAGTATTTTAACTATGCATGCATTATGAGTTATTTTAAATGCTACGTACTATCTAActcaattatttgaaaaaaataaataaagtaataggttgttttaaatgatatattttaactaatatttgaatcaatattttttaatttaattattttctatacTTTAAGTTATTCAAAAGTATTgcttgtaaaattaaaatattatgaaaataatcatttatgtATGTTTGTAAAgtgattaaattcttttataattttatttttcaaaattacaaaaacatttaaatttaagtgtaatattaaatataatataatatatttaatcattttaacaTCGATATTAAAATTCTATATCGTGCACAAGTATCATTTTGACATCAAGTTTGATTATTTAAGAACTTATTTgataataagttatatttttgaaaaataatttgatattaaattataaaatttatggattaaaaattgttgtattattttatatgtttagagattaaattaaaaattttttctttcaattttaagaattaaattattatcaatttatgcaggaatcaaaatgattttttagcCTTCTTTATTTCCTTCCTCTCAACTAGGTAAATATATTTCCTGTGCAAATGTTATACGCTAGTGAAGAAAAAATTGGGCTTTTTTATTATCATGAGTAgtgtaactttttaattaattgctgacataaatatattttttaaaaattacaatagaCAAATTGTCTTTTGAAAGAATATACTGAAATactattttgttaaaaacaacttattcatttttgtatttttttcgaAATCTATTCATTTTGATTTAATGGAAAAAATTGCCCaacttttgttaaaaaaaaagaaaagaaaaagccaaaatttttgaaaaaaaacctACCTACCTTGAAAATGATGTCCTTGCGCTGCGCTAAAACCTACTGGTCTCCCAGTGTCGTTAGGTTACCTTCACTATTCTTAAGCAATTCGACAACACCGTACAGTACTTGCTTCGACTTACTGTATTGTGCGTTGCATTGCCCCTTCATCACATCATCAACAACGTTCACTGGTAAATGGTGCGTAATTTTCTTCTCATTGCAAGATTAACTGCATCGTTCACACACCACAGAAGTACCCCAATCCAATTGGGTTCTATGCTGCAACACAAACACAatgcttcaatttttttcttcaattcctTCACTTCAGGAATCTCTTCTGATTctgaatcagatgatgaaaACCACCACAAAGGTGACACCTTTACTGTGTCTTACCTCATCAACTCATGGGGGTTGTCCCCAAGACGGGCCAGGGAAATCTCCAACAGGATCAATTTGAAAAACCCAGATGGCCCAAACGCTGTTATTGATCTTCTCAACAACTATGGGTTTGAAAAAACCCATCTTGCAAAACTTGTGGAGAGAAAGCCCTCAGTGCTTCTTGCGGATGCAGAGAATACCCTTTTGCCTAAACTCAAGTTCTTCCGTTCTATTGGGATTTCCAACACTGACATGCCTAAAATCCTAATTGCTAGCCATAATATGTTGTTCAGAAGCTTGAACAAATGCCTCATTCCACGGTATGAGATCCTAAAGAGTGTACTTCGTGACAAAGGGGAAGTTGTTAGAGCTTTGAAAAATGCCCCATTTAGTTTTACGTATGGTGACATGATGAAACGCTTGGTTCCAAACATTAGGGTTTTGAGGGAATCTGGTGTGCCTCAAGGTTCCATTTCTTATCTGTTGATGCATTCTGGGACTCTAGCCTACAGGGACCATTCCAAATTTGTGGAAGCTGTCAACACTGCTAAGGAATTTGGGTTTAATCCTTTGAGAAGAACTTTTGTCGTGGGTGTTGAAGTTCTTGCCATTAAGAGATGGGAATCAAGGTTTGAGGTTTATGAGAGGTGTGGCTGGAACCGCGAAATAGCTCTTCGAGCAGTTCGAAAGTTTCCCAGTGTTGTGAAGTTGTCAGAGGaagtgtttataaaaaaaatgagttttctaGTGAAGGATATGGGTTGGCCATCAGAAGATATTGCTGAATATCCTCAAGTTGTAACGTACAACTTGGAGAAGAGGATTATCCCTAGATTCTCGGTAATCAAAATGTTGAAATCAAAAGGTCTGCTCAAGAATAATTTGCACTTTAGTGGCATTATTTGCATAACCGAGGCgaagtttttgaagaaatttgTCATTAGTTTTCAGAAAGATTTGCCTTTCTTGCCAGATTTCTACAACAGTTTGGCAAATCAACAGAATGTATTATAGGCTTTGAAGGCTTTTGCTGGTGATTGCCCTAACTTCCAGCTTGTCTCTTTCATTGATAAATTGAACTTTGATTTTTGCtggtttttcctttttgtgtttgagttttattttcCTTGGGTGGAGAGGCTTTTGGTCAGATTTATAGcatattgattttataatcAAGTATATAAATCCATTTAGTGTTGATTTTCAATTCAATAAATTGGGTTATTTATCTCTTTTGATGTACAACACATAAAAGAAGTGTGCTATATTGTAGGCCAGGGGTGACTGATGCCTTTTGCTCTTTTGTTttaaggttaaattactcatttagtctttatagtttTCTGATTCTTACCTTTTTGgtctttgaaagtgatttttttgtcCCTATAGTTTCACTATTCTTACTTTTTTGgtccttatagtttgaaagtgatttttttagtcatataatttacattttaattctcttttagtcactatagttttgaaagtgattttttagtccttataatttgtattttaattctcttttagtccctatagtttgaaagtgatatttttagttctatattttatattttaattccattTTGTCCTTACgagagtaatattatcaattacaattaactacaaaaatattagaaagtaattagtaactaatttatcgtaagataatttgtaataaaaaaaattgataatttatgactaatttgtagctaattatttttatatttttcttgtagtaatgactaaaaggtaattaaaatacaaatgagactaaaaatatcactttcaaactatagggactcTTTCAAACTACaggaactaaaagagaattaaaatacaaattataaggattaaaaaaaatacttttaaactaCAGAGATTaacagagaattaaaatgtaacctataaggactaaaaaaaccactttcaaatgatagagattaaaaagtaagaatcatgaaactataggaccaaatgagtaatttaaccttgTTTTAAATATGTCTATGTATTATGAAAATTTGTTTCAGCTCAGAAGTCTGTTATCACATACTTTTTGCCATTCATTTTAGCCAAAAGTGGCATGTCATAGACATGTCTACACTTAAAAAACTGCCATGAACTAAATTGAATGTCTTGCTGGAAGCCCCTGGTTATTAGTTAGAGCATGTGGAGGGGTATCAATAACCAAAGTTTATTTCAATAGAATCATATTGAGTTTAGTTGTGCTACCATTACCTTATCAATTTTTGATAAATGAATGCTGTTATGGTATCTTACAAGTTTATGATGTAGCCCCTTCAACTTAAAATGGTCATTATCTTGTTCTGCATGCTGCTATTCGGAGTCGTGGATATATATGGATTTGAACGTTTGTCAATTACAGGtaatttttatgcatttgaCAGGGCCAGAGAGTAGTTACTAATTAGTTAGAATAGCTAGGTGGTTACAGCTTTAGAAGTATGAATTAGCTTAAATAGGAGGAGGCAGTAGAAAGTGGGCATTctgctttgtttttatttgagaaCTAAGCATTGGGATGTGTTAGTACTCActaaatatcttaataaaaCCAGAATAACATCAGGTCAGTGAATCCTCATGTCAGCCCTACATTCATTTCCTCAGCTACAGCATTTTTAGGGTCAGCCACTACTCTTGAATCGTGAGTATCCAGGATCGATAACTATGAATATGTTATAGTTCAACAGGTTCATACACTGACATGCACAATATACTCCATCCACCTGAAAGTAAATTGAATTTACTTAATCGAggattaacttaattttttccCCCAAATTTTCTAAAACTGTTATTTCCATAGCCTAATAACAAATCCCAAATGTAAGATTCCTGTAGATTCACAACATCAACACCCCAGATTCCTATAGGAAGAATCACATTATTCATGTCTCTTACAATATCAATCAAATATGGAGATTGTGACAGGCCAAAATATGTAACATATTTTCTGTTTCACATCTAAGGTTTACTGTTAAAAAGGAGGATTGGTGGGTAAAGTTGCAGACTAGTTCAACTACTTATGGATCAGAAATTGTGACTGAATGCTTTTAGTAAGAATAAGGAAACATATATTGACTTATTATTGATGCGTAAATATCAGAATAATGGGCAATGAAACACAAAGGATGCAGCACAATTTTACTTAAATGCTTCAGATGAGTTTGTCACTTTGAAAAGGGGTGAGTTATTCATGAATTACAGCAAAGTGTACCACTCCACCAATATCACTGATAGATATCTATTTATACGAATATCAAGTTTGTTGATTTGTTTCCTATATTTCCTTCCTCCAAGAGTGGACAGAGTACGTACCTTCATTAAGTATGTCTCAGTTATTGTTGCTCAAGTTGGCTGTTATGTTCTTTCCCATTTCTCAATTTAGGTTGGCACAAAAGCTTGGTAATTTTATTGCTACCTAATGTTATACCATTATCAACATATCATGTGTTCTGAGAAATATGAAACTGAAAGTAAAAGTAGATTATGATATATTCAGTtgttaatattcaatttttagtaTCTATGTGTGTACAGTGTTCCCTCCCCCCCCCTATCATCTTGTGCATGTATTGACTTTACAATGCTATGAGTGTGATTTTTGTACCATAAAGAAGAGAAGCTGCAGGGAAGCCTGAACTGAAAACAATATACATTTATGCTTGATGATATGAATTCAGCTAGAAATTCTTATTTTGCTTGCTCTGTTGTCCATTAATGAGGATCCTAT from Glycine soja cultivar W05 chromosome 8, ASM419377v2, whole genome shotgun sequence includes:
- the LOC114423040 gene encoding transcription termination factor MTERF15, mitochondrial-like; protein product: MVRNFLLIARLTASFTHHRSTPIQLGSMLQHKHNASIFFFNSFTSGISSDSESDDENHHKGDTFTVSYLINSWGLSPRRAREISNRINLKNPDGPNAVIDLLNNYGFEKTHLAKLVERKPSVLLADAENTLLPKLKFFRSIGISNTDMPKILIASHNMLFRSLNKCLIPRYEILKSVLRDKGEVVRALKNAPFSFTYGDMMKRLVPNIRVLRESGVPQGSISYLLMHSGTLAYRDHSKFVEAVNTAKEFGFNPLRRTFVVGVEVLAIKRWESRFEVYERCGWNREIALRAVRKFPSVVKLSEEVFIKKMSFLVKDMGWPSEDIAEYPQVVTYNLEKRIIPRFSVIKMLKSKGLLKNNLHFSGIICITEAKFLKKFVISFQKDLPFLPDFYNSLANQQNVL